The following proteins are encoded in a genomic region of Roseisolibacter agri:
- a CDS encoding ATP-dependent metallopeptidase FtsH/Yme1/Tma family protein: MPSTSTLRAERGPDSGTGSGFKERRNLRTRARLELLSRSGGPVRYWPFALVLGLVIAAVVGWRMMQPTPVPPPVVAYSEFARALAGGRIKGILVDQGGSRLVAELRTPEVVHGKVAAAVATSVPSRGVSVEVLERWSSTGARVRVSENTGHSTEQILQLLSFLVLVGGVGYLVARQRGGSTKGRFLPTPPSRQLTLADVGGAQEARADLQDVIAYLRDPARFQAMGAKCPKGLLLVGPPGTGKTLLARAVAGEAGVAVIQAAGSDFNEMYVGVGSKRVRQLAEQARKAAPCIVFIDEFDSLGGRRGRPNRSGEEEVTLNQLLVEMDGMAGSEGIVWMAATNREDMLDPAVRRPGRFDRIVEVGLPTAQDRLDILKIHAKSAPLAPDVDLERLAQLTVGHSGAELANLLNEAAIGAVQDDSPVIAMRHIEQARDKILLGRVRAGVVISDKERRLVALHEAGHAVVGLITCPEDKLHKVTIEARGRTLGAAHFAPDVDRHLHTRHYLLGVIAKALGGRAAELVFLGPENVTSGAGSDLVQATSVARRMVADFGMSDEVGLVSADPSAHGGAAPGSQLQSQIDGAVRALIRQEADRSEALIREHRAAVEAVADALLVHDVLSADQVIEIAAAHGVHVEQALSTV; encoded by the coding sequence ATGCCTTCCACGTCGACCCTCCGTGCCGAGCGCGGCCCGGACTCCGGAACGGGCTCCGGCTTCAAGGAGCGCCGCAACCTCCGCACGCGCGCCAGGCTGGAGCTGCTGTCGCGCAGTGGCGGCCCGGTGCGCTACTGGCCGTTCGCCCTCGTCCTCGGCCTCGTGATCGCGGCCGTCGTCGGCTGGCGGATGATGCAGCCCACGCCGGTGCCGCCGCCGGTGGTCGCGTACTCGGAGTTCGCGCGCGCGCTGGCCGGCGGCCGGATCAAGGGCATCCTCGTCGACCAGGGGGGCAGCCGCCTGGTGGCCGAGCTGCGTACGCCCGAGGTCGTGCACGGCAAGGTCGCGGCGGCGGTGGCGACGTCGGTGCCGTCGCGCGGCGTGTCGGTCGAGGTGCTGGAGCGCTGGTCGTCGACCGGCGCGCGCGTCCGGGTCTCCGAGAACACCGGCCACTCGACCGAGCAGATCCTGCAGCTCCTGAGCTTCCTCGTGCTGGTGGGCGGCGTCGGCTACCTGGTGGCGCGCCAGCGCGGCGGCTCGACGAAGGGGCGGTTCCTCCCCACGCCGCCGTCGCGGCAGCTGACGCTCGCGGACGTCGGCGGCGCCCAGGAGGCGCGCGCGGACCTGCAGGACGTCATCGCCTACCTCCGGGACCCGGCGCGCTTCCAGGCGATGGGCGCCAAGTGCCCCAAGGGTCTGCTGCTCGTGGGCCCGCCGGGCACGGGCAAGACGCTCCTCGCGCGCGCGGTCGCCGGCGAGGCGGGCGTCGCGGTGATCCAGGCCGCGGGCTCCGACTTCAACGAGATGTACGTCGGCGTCGGCTCCAAGCGCGTGCGCCAGCTGGCCGAGCAGGCGCGCAAGGCGGCGCCGTGCATCGTGTTCATCGACGAGTTCGACTCGCTGGGCGGCCGCCGCGGCCGGCCGAACCGCTCGGGCGAGGAGGAGGTGACGCTCAACCAGCTGCTCGTCGAGATGGACGGGATGGCCGGGAGCGAGGGCATCGTGTGGATGGCGGCGACGAACCGCGAGGACATGCTGGATCCGGCCGTGCGCCGCCCGGGCCGCTTCGACCGCATCGTCGAGGTCGGGCTGCCGACGGCGCAGGACCGCCTGGACATCCTGAAGATCCACGCGAAGTCGGCCCCGCTGGCCCCGGACGTCGACCTGGAGCGGCTGGCGCAGCTGACGGTCGGGCATTCGGGCGCCGAGCTGGCCAACCTGCTGAACGAGGCCGCGATCGGCGCCGTGCAGGACGACTCGCCGGTGATCGCGATGCGCCACATCGAGCAGGCGCGCGACAAGATCCTCCTCGGCCGCGTGCGCGCCGGGGTCGTGATCAGCGACAAGGAGCGCCGGTTGGTGGCGCTGCACGAGGCGGGGCACGCGGTCGTGGGGCTCATCACCTGCCCCGAGGACAAGCTGCACAAGGTCACGATCGAGGCGCGCGGCCGCACGCTGGGCGCGGCGCACTTCGCGCCGGACGTCGACCGCCACCTGCACACGCGGCACTACCTGCTGGGCGTGATCGCGAAGGCGCTGGGCGGCCGCGCGGCGGAGCTGGTGTTCCTGGGCCCGGAGAACGTGACGTCGGGCGCGGGGAGCGACCTGGTGCAGGCGACGAGCGTCGCGCGGCGCATGGTCGCGGACTTCGGCATGAGCGACGAGGTGGGGCTGGTGAGCGCCGATCCGAGCGCGCACGGCGGCGCGGCCCCGGGCTCGCAGCTGCAGTCGCAGATCGACGGCGCGGTGCGCGCGCTGATCCGCCAGGAGGCCGACCGGTCCGAGGCGCTGATCCGCGAGCACCGCGCGGCGGTGGAGGCGGTGGCGGACGCGTTGCTCGTGCACGACGTGCTGAGCGCGGACCAGGTGATCGAGATCGCCGCCGCGCACGGCGTGCACGTCGAGCAGGCGCTGTCGACCGTCTGA
- a CDS encoding thioredoxin family protein, which translates to MSLKDRFETAPRFAEFLAAAQKNAALWRDTYRLTKVPDDAIARATAVPGRWHLLVLVEDWCGDAVNTIPYLARLAELSPNLDLRVLGRDANPDLMDAHLAPSGARAIPVVIVLDEQYAERGWWGSRPSELQAWIETEGRGMEKDERYRHVRTWYARDRGRSTLDEVIALLEAAGGVRHDAAA; encoded by the coding sequence ATGTCGCTCAAGGATCGCTTCGAGACCGCGCCGCGCTTCGCGGAGTTCCTGGCCGCCGCCCAGAAGAATGCGGCGCTCTGGCGGGACACGTATCGCCTGACGAAGGTGCCCGACGACGCCATCGCGCGCGCCACGGCCGTGCCCGGTCGCTGGCATCTCCTCGTGCTGGTCGAGGACTGGTGCGGCGACGCGGTGAACACGATCCCGTACCTCGCGCGGCTGGCGGAGCTGAGCCCGAACCTCGACCTGCGGGTGCTGGGCCGCGACGCGAATCCCGACCTGATGGACGCGCACCTCGCGCCGAGCGGGGCGCGGGCGATTCCCGTGGTGATCGTGCTGGACGAGCAGTATGCCGAGCGGGGCTGGTGGGGCTCGCGGCCGAGCGAGCTGCAGGCGTGGATCGAGACGGAGGGGCGCGGGATGGAGAAGGACGAGCGCTATCGCCACGTGCGCACGTGGTACGCGCGCGATCGCGGCCGCTCGACGCTGGACGAGGTGATCGCGCTGCTCGAGGCCGCCGGCGGCGTGCGCCACGACGCGGCCGCGTGA
- the aceB gene encoding malate synthase A, producing the protein MARPAGVTVRPSSIPPAADSVARVLTDDALAFVAELERRFGERRRALLAARAERQQRLDAGERPTFPEETRAIREGDWQVAPTPPDLQRRRVEITGPTDRKMMINALNSGADCFMADLEDATSPTWANVVDGQANLMDAVRRTLALEGEGKSYRLNPTIATLIVRPRGWHLDEAHVEVDGRAMSGSLFDFGLYFFHNARETLDRGTGPYLYLPKLESRHEAQLWDDVFTFAEERVGVPHGSVRVTVLIETVLAAFEMEEILHALRDHAAGLNAGRWDYIFSIIKKFSGRGDMLLPDRAQVTMTTPFMRAYTERLVQVCHRRGAHAMGGMAAFVPNRRDAAVTEAAVAKVRDDKLREAGDGFDGTWVAHPDLVPIAMDVFTAKLGDRPNQRERRRDDVHVQAEQLLRLDVPGGQVTRQGVRTNVDVALQYLDAWLRGAGAVAIHNLMEDAATAEISRAQLWQWIRHAAPLAEGGTVTRALYEETRAAELAALEAARGGAPSRLRDAARLLDELVLGERFVEFLTIPAYPMLEEADR; encoded by the coding sequence ATGGCCCGGCCCGCTGGCGTCACCGTCCGTCCGTCGTCCATCCCACCCGCCGCCGACTCCGTGGCGCGCGTGCTCACCGACGACGCGCTCGCCTTCGTGGCGGAGCTGGAGCGCCGCTTCGGCGAGCGCCGACGCGCGCTGCTCGCCGCGCGCGCGGAGCGCCAGCAGCGCCTCGACGCGGGCGAGCGCCCGACGTTCCCCGAGGAGACGCGCGCGATCCGCGAGGGCGACTGGCAGGTCGCGCCGACGCCGCCCGACCTGCAGCGCCGCCGCGTCGAGATCACCGGCCCGACCGACCGCAAGATGATGATCAACGCGCTGAACTCCGGCGCGGACTGCTTCATGGCGGATCTCGAGGACGCGACCAGCCCGACGTGGGCGAACGTCGTCGACGGCCAGGCGAACCTCATGGATGCGGTGCGTCGCACGCTCGCGCTCGAGGGGGAAGGGAAGTCGTATCGACTGAACCCGACCATCGCGACGCTGATCGTCCGGCCGCGCGGCTGGCACCTCGACGAGGCGCACGTGGAGGTCGACGGGCGCGCGATGTCCGGCTCGCTGTTCGACTTCGGGCTCTACTTCTTCCACAACGCGCGCGAGACGCTGGACCGGGGCACGGGGCCGTACCTCTACCTCCCCAAGCTCGAGTCGCGGCACGAGGCGCAGCTGTGGGACGACGTCTTCACGTTCGCCGAGGAGCGCGTCGGCGTGCCGCACGGCAGCGTGCGCGTGACGGTGCTCATCGAGACGGTGCTCGCGGCGTTCGAGATGGAGGAGATCCTCCACGCGCTGCGCGACCACGCGGCGGGGCTCAACGCCGGCCGGTGGGACTACATCTTCTCGATCATCAAGAAGTTCAGCGGACGCGGCGACATGCTGCTCCCCGACCGCGCGCAGGTCACGATGACCACGCCGTTCATGCGCGCGTACACCGAGCGGCTGGTGCAGGTCTGCCATCGCCGCGGCGCGCACGCGATGGGCGGGATGGCGGCCTTCGTCCCCAACCGCCGCGACGCCGCCGTCACCGAGGCCGCGGTCGCGAAGGTGCGCGACGACAAGCTGCGCGAGGCGGGCGACGGCTTCGACGGCACGTGGGTCGCGCACCCCGACCTCGTGCCGATCGCGATGGACGTCTTCACGGCGAAGCTCGGCGACCGTCCGAACCAGCGCGAGCGCCGGCGCGACGACGTGCACGTGCAGGCGGAGCAGCTGCTGCGGCTCGACGTGCCCGGCGGACAGGTGACGCGGCAGGGCGTGCGCACCAACGTCGACGTCGCGCTGCAGTATCTGGACGCGTGGCTGCGCGGCGCGGGCGCGGTCGCGATCCACAACCTCATGGAGGACGCCGCGACGGCCGAGATCTCGCGCGCGCAGCTGTGGCAGTGGATCCGACACGCGGCACCCCTGGCTGAAGGGGGCACCGTCACGCGCGCGCTGTACGAGGAGACGCGCGCCGCGGAGCTGGCCGCGCTCGAGGCCGCGCGCGGCGGCGCGCCCTCGCGGCTGCGCGACGCCGCGCGCCTGCTGGACGAGCTGGTGCTCGGCGAGCGCTTCGTCGAGTTCCTCACCATCCCGGCGTATCCCATGCTCGAGGAGGCGGACCGATGA
- the aceA gene encoding isocitrate lyase, translating to MSEREVERTTVAEPRTGGTTGAPGFAAQVRALEQEWRAAGDDLRRDYSAADVVRLRGAVRVEHTLARRGAERLRALLRERPYVHTFGALTGAQAVQMVRAGLEAIYLSGWQVAADANLAGQTYPDQSIYPVNSVPALVRRLNNALLRADQIEWSERASDGAEPERDWLVPIVADAEAGFGGPIHAYELTKAMIEAGAAGVHFEDQLAAEKKCGHMGGKVLVPTQQHVRTLSAARLAADVLGVPTLVVARTDAMGATLITSDIDERDRPFTTGERTAEGYYVTRPSLDAAIARALAYAPYSDLLWCETSTPDLAEARRFAEAVHARFPNKMLAYNCSPSFNWRRNLDERTIATFQRELGAMGYRFQFITLAGWHLINLETFELARAYRTQGMPAYVEVQDREFAREADGYTATKHQREAGTGYFDLVLTTATAGQASTGAMHGSTEAEQFHGGPHAVGVDGPHGVDEKAHGDPLRGLLARTLEGGPGAAPAAP from the coding sequence ATGAGCGAGCGCGAGGTGGAGCGGACGACCGTGGCGGAGCCGCGGACCGGTGGCACGACGGGCGCGCCGGGGTTCGCGGCGCAGGTGCGGGCGCTGGAGCAGGAGTGGCGCGCGGCGGGCGACGACCTGCGACGCGACTACTCCGCGGCCGACGTCGTGCGGCTGCGCGGCGCGGTGCGCGTGGAGCACACGCTGGCGCGCCGCGGTGCGGAGCGGCTGCGCGCGCTGCTGCGCGAGCGGCCGTACGTGCACACGTTCGGCGCCCTCACGGGCGCGCAGGCGGTGCAGATGGTGCGCGCGGGGCTGGAGGCGATCTACCTCAGCGGGTGGCAGGTCGCGGCCGACGCGAACCTCGCGGGGCAGACGTATCCGGACCAGAGCATCTATCCGGTCAACAGCGTGCCCGCGCTGGTGCGGCGGCTGAACAACGCGCTGCTGCGCGCCGACCAGATCGAGTGGAGCGAGCGAGCGTCTGACGGCGCGGAACCCGAGCGCGACTGGTTGGTTCCCATCGTCGCCGACGCGGAGGCGGGCTTCGGGGGGCCGATCCACGCTTACGAGCTGACGAAGGCGATGATCGAGGCCGGCGCCGCGGGCGTGCACTTCGAGGACCAGCTGGCGGCCGAGAAGAAGTGCGGGCACATGGGCGGCAAGGTGCTCGTGCCGACGCAGCAGCACGTGCGCACGCTGAGCGCCGCGCGCCTCGCCGCCGACGTCCTCGGCGTGCCGACGCTGGTGGTCGCGCGCACCGACGCGATGGGCGCGACGCTGATCACGAGCGACATCGACGAGCGCGATCGGCCGTTCACGACCGGCGAGCGCACGGCCGAGGGGTACTACGTGACGCGGCCGTCGCTCGACGCGGCGATCGCGCGCGCGCTGGCGTACGCGCCGTACTCCGATCTCCTCTGGTGCGAGACGAGCACGCCCGACCTCGCGGAGGCGCGCCGCTTCGCGGAGGCCGTGCACGCGCGCTTCCCGAACAAGATGCTCGCGTACAACTGCTCGCCGAGCTTCAACTGGCGCCGCAACCTGGACGAGCGGACGATCGCGACCTTCCAGCGCGAGCTGGGCGCGATGGGCTACCGCTTCCAGTTCATCACGCTCGCGGGCTGGCACCTCATCAACCTCGAGACGTTCGAGCTGGCGCGCGCCTATCGCACGCAGGGGATGCCCGCGTACGTCGAGGTGCAGGACCGCGAGTTCGCGCGCGAGGCCGACGGCTACACCGCGACCAAGCACCAGCGCGAGGCGGGCACGGGCTACTTCGACCTCGTGCTGACGACGGCGACGGCGGGGCAGGCGTCCACCGGCGCGATGCACGGCTCGACGGAGGCCGAGCAGTTCCACGGCGGGCCGCACGCGGTGGGCGTGGACGGACCGCACGGCGTGGACGAGAAGGCGCACGGGGATCCGCTGCGCGGGCTGCTGGCCCGCACGCTGGAAGGCGGCCCGGGCGCGGCGCCGGCGGCGCCCTGA